Part of the bacterium genome, GCACAAGATGATAATAAACCTATAAGCACAATAGGTAGCAAATATTTCATTTTTTATACCTTATAGTTCTTTTAGTTTTTTAGGCTCAGTCGCGATAGCGATTTTTTCTGCACCCGCAATTTTGGCTAAATCCATTATCTTCACTGCGTTGCCTAATAGAACATCCTGGTCTCCATTAATGATGACGAATTTATCTTTTTCTGTCTCAAGTTTTTCTTTAAGGTAGTTAAGTAAATTTTCAGCGGAGATTTCTTCTTTACCGACATATATTTTATTTTCTTTTGTGACGGTGATGATAATTCCTTCAGATTGAGCCTCAGTAACGGTTGATGAAGGCAATTTAACCTTTACACCCGATTGAATAAGTAGAGGTGTTGCAATCATAAAGATAACCAGAAGAACTAAAAACACATCTGTTAGTGGGGTAATATTTATCTCCCACATCACATCGTCTCTTTTAATATCCCCTTCATGCATTGTTTTCTCCTGAAAATAGGAAGTAGAGAGTAGAGAGTAGAAAGTAAAGAAAACATCACTCCTCACGCCTATCTCCTTACCTCCCACCTTCTATTTCCTACCACTATTTTCATCCTCCTTTTTCCTGAAAATAGGAAGTAGGAAGTAGAAAGTAGAAAGTAGAAAGTAAAGGAAACATCACTCCTCACGCTTATCTCCTTAACTCCCACCTTCTATCTCCTACCACTATTTTCATCCTTCTTTGTGTCCACCCTGTGGACATGGCCGTTTCTCCTTAGTTTTGGTAATTGGTAACTGATAATAAAGGGTAATTAGTTATTAATTACCAGTTACCTGCTTTTAATTTCGTCAAACCTTATATAGAATACAATAATCTGGTTTAAAAGTCAATGTTTTTTTACAAAAAAATAAAAAAAGTTATTGACATTTTTGCGGGGGAGGGTATAATTAAATGCAGGATGGTAAGAAAAGCGACCTTTGCGACCTTGCGAGAGAAAGATGATGGGGTCAGACCTAAACGGTAACTAATTATTCACCATTCACCATTCACAATTTCTTCCCTAAATTTCCTTAATAATGGTGAATTGTCAATTGTGAATTGTGAATTATC contains:
- a CDS encoding biopolymer transporter ExbD; amino-acid sequence: MGGKEIGVRSDVFFTFYSLLSTSYFQEKTMHEGDIKRDDVMWEINITPLTDVFLVLLVIFMIATPLLIQSGVKVKLPSSTVTEAQSEGIIITVTKENKIYVGKEEISAENLLNYLKEKLETEKDKFVIINGDQDVLLGNAVKIMDLAKIAGAEKIAIATEPKKLKEL